Proteins co-encoded in one Neoarius graeffei isolate fNeoGra1 chromosome 11, fNeoGra1.pri, whole genome shotgun sequence genomic window:
- the jmjd7 gene encoding bifunctional peptidase and (3S)-lysyl hydroxylase JMJD7 isoform X1 — translation MEEVRSCLRDFPKEARELYLNESVPYLDGPLSPLQFYRDWISSNKPCIIRNAFNDWPALSKWNSTYLRQVVGSKLISVAVTPNGYADAVNGNRFVMPEERQMTFSAVLDIIEGRKKSRGVFYVQKQCSNLTEELPELTGDVQAHIPWMSEALGKMPDAVNFWLGEEHAVTSMHKDPYENLYCVISGEKTFILLPPTDRPFIPYELYQPATYKQKQDGNFEIVDEEDSEKVPWIPLDPLNPDLERFPSYKQARPLCCTVRAGEMLYLPSLWFHHVRQSHGCIAVNFWYDMDYDIKYTYFQLVESLSGVVGSL, via the exons AGCTCTATCTGAACGAGTCAGTCCCATATCTGGATGGGCCGCTCTCCCCTCTACAGTTCTATCGGGACTGGATCAGCTCCAATAAGCCCTGCATTATCCGTAATGCCTTCAATGACTGGCCTGCTTTGTCTAAATGGAACAGCACATATCTCAG GCAGGTTGTTGGCTCCAAGCTCATCAGCGTTGCTGTTACACCAAATGGCTATGCAGACGCTGTTAACGGAAATCGTTTTGTAATGCCTGAAGAGCGCCAGATGACTTTCTCAGCCGTACTGGACATTATAGAAGGCAGAAAAAAGAGCAGGGGTGTGTTTTATGTGCAGAAGCAGTGTTCAAATTTGACTGAGGAACTGCCAGAGCTCACAGGAGACGTACAGGCTCACATCCCCTGGATGAGCGAGGCTCTGG gaaaaatgCCTGATGCTGTGAATTTCTGGTTGGGAGAGGAGCATGCCGTCACATCTA TGCACAAAGACCCCTATGAGAACCTTTACTGCGTCATCTCTGGAGAGAAGACGTTTATTCTACTCCCTCCCACTGATCGACCCTTTATACCATATG AACTGTACCAGCCAGCAACATACAAACAGAAGCAAGATGGCAACTTTGAAATAGTGGATGAAGAGGATTCAGAAAAA GTGCCATGGATTCCACTGGATCCTCTAAATCCAGACCTGGAACGCTTTCCCTCCTACAAACAGGCCCGGCCACTGTGCTGTACAGTGAGAGCAGGAGAGATGCTTTACCTCCCCTCACTCTGgttccaccatgtccgccagtctCATGGATGCATAGCAG TGAATTTCTGGTACGATATGGATTATGATATCAAGTATACTTACTTTCAACTGGTGGAATCTCTATCCGGAGTTGTGGGTTCACTATGA
- the jmjd7 gene encoding bifunctional peptidase and (3S)-lysyl hydroxylase JMJD7 isoform X2 — MEQHISQVVGSKLISVAVTPNGYADAVNGNRFVMPEERQMTFSAVLDIIEGRKKSRGVFYVQKQCSNLTEELPELTGDVQAHIPWMSEALGKMPDAVNFWLGEEHAVTSMHKDPYENLYCVISGEKTFILLPPTDRPFIPYELYQPATYKQKQDGNFEIVDEEDSEKVPWIPLDPLNPDLERFPSYKQARPLCCTVRAGEMLYLPSLWFHHVRQSHGCIAVNFWYDMDYDIKYTYFQLVESLSGVVGSL; from the exons ATGGAACAGCACATATCTCAG GTTGTTGGCTCCAAGCTCATCAGCGTTGCTGTTACACCAAATGGCTATGCAGACGCTGTTAACGGAAATCGTTTTGTAATGCCTGAAGAGCGCCAGATGACTTTCTCAGCCGTACTGGACATTATAGAAGGCAGAAAAAAGAGCAGGGGTGTGTTTTATGTGCAGAAGCAGTGTTCAAATTTGACTGAGGAACTGCCAGAGCTCACAGGAGACGTACAGGCTCACATCCCCTGGATGAGCGAGGCTCTGG gaaaaatgCCTGATGCTGTGAATTTCTGGTTGGGAGAGGAGCATGCCGTCACATCTA TGCACAAAGACCCCTATGAGAACCTTTACTGCGTCATCTCTGGAGAGAAGACGTTTATTCTACTCCCTCCCACTGATCGACCCTTTATACCATATG AACTGTACCAGCCAGCAACATACAAACAGAAGCAAGATGGCAACTTTGAAATAGTGGATGAAGAGGATTCAGAAAAA GTGCCATGGATTCCACTGGATCCTCTAAATCCAGACCTGGAACGCTTTCCCTCCTACAAACAGGCCCGGCCACTGTGCTGTACAGTGAGAGCAGGAGAGATGCTTTACCTCCCCTCACTCTGgttccaccatgtccgccagtctCATGGATGCATAGCAG TGAATTTCTGGTACGATATGGATTATGATATCAAGTATACTTACTTTCAACTGGTGGAATCTCTATCCGGAGTTGTGGGTTCACTATGA